Proteins encoded by one window of candidate division KSB1 bacterium:
- the rnc gene encoding ribonuclease III, translating to MAKGDGRAKTAGVQETGAAAKPRRPQTQGWARTRGVSRWKKLFAWLLPHRAAGEEKRIREIGRLIRYRFRNHELLEQALTHRSFVAGSKANRLDSNERLELLGDAVLGLAVTEYLFRRFPRKPEGELTSIKSLVVSQQVLSRVARQIRLGDHIRMSQAEERSGGRERPSILSDCLEALIGAIYLDGGFQEAMRFVRRHILAGMDALLHEEMLRNYKSELLEFAQARNWGNPVYRVVREEGPDHEKMFTVEVDVAGRARGIGTGRTKKVAEQQAAREALRQLQNQGA from the coding sequence TTGGCAAAAGGCGACGGCCGCGCAAAAACGGCGGGGGTGCAGGAAACCGGGGCTGCGGCGAAACCGCGCAGGCCGCAGACCCAGGGATGGGCCCGCACCAGAGGCGTCTCGCGGTGGAAGAAACTGTTTGCCTGGCTCCTGCCCCACAGGGCCGCTGGGGAGGAGAAACGGATACGCGAGATCGGACGGCTGATCAGGTACCGATTTCGGAACCACGAGCTCCTGGAGCAAGCCCTCACCCATCGTTCCTTCGTAGCGGGGTCCAAAGCCAACAGACTGGACTCTAACGAGCGCTTGGAACTCCTGGGCGATGCCGTGCTCGGCCTGGCGGTGACGGAGTACCTGTTCCGGCGCTTCCCACGGAAGCCCGAGGGGGAACTGACGAGCATCAAGTCCCTGGTGGTGAGCCAGCAGGTCCTCTCGCGAGTAGCCCGGCAGATCCGCCTCGGTGACCACATCCGGATGAGCCAGGCCGAGGAACGCAGCGGAGGGCGGGAGCGGCCTTCCATCCTCTCCGACTGCCTGGAGGCCCTGATCGGGGCGATCTACCTGGACGGCGGGTTCCAGGAGGCCATGCGTTTTGTGCGCCGCCACATCCTTGCGGGGATGGATGCGCTCCTGCACGAGGAGATGCTTCGGAACTACAAGAGCGAGCTCCTGGAGTTTGCCCAGGCGCGCAACTGGGGCAACCCCGTTTACCGCGTGGTGAGGGAGGAAGGACCGGATCACGAGAAGATGTTTACGGTTGAGGTGGATGTGGCCGGCCGCGCGCGGGGCATTGGTACCGGACGAACCAAGAAGGTCGCAGAACAGCAGGCCGCCCGCGAGGCCTTGCGACAACTCCAGAACCAAGGGGCGTGA